DNA sequence from the Cyprinus carpio isolate SPL01 chromosome B13, ASM1834038v1, whole genome shotgun sequence genome:
ATCATTGGGTTTCTCTatttccaaggttttttttttttttaaatgaatgtatattttattccagtttttagtttaagttaacagtaacaacactgttCATGTTTAATTTGCATGACTTTAGATGTACATACATTTCAGGCTGTAAGTGCATTTCTGACCTGATGGTTATTTTTGCCTTTCCATTCCAGGCTGGCTCACAAAGTTGCTCAGCTTGAAAATGCTGTGATCACTATATTGTCCAAACTGGATGTTATCATGGAGAAAGTGAGACTTCAAACATTCAACACAGACAACAAAGACATGGATAGGCAGCCGACTAGAGATGATGTGAGTTTTTATATCTATAGAAGTTATGACATCATACTTTAAATGATTCAAagatattgacaaataaataactaaaggtTTTagggtattaaataaattaatcatgcttatattatagaaaatatataaagtcaTGCTGCTGTATTGTGACAGGAATCAAGACCGGCTTCAGGAGGGAATATTCAGGTAAACCTGGAAAGAGCCTTGGCTCAGGGACCAGCATCCTGGTCATCAGCTGGTCCGATGGGGAATGTGAGGAATCGTTTGTACCCAGATGTCGGGTGGCCAGTCGTCACTGAGAACAGTAGTTCTGCACGTCACTGATTCATCAAAACCTGAGTTTCAAACTGACTAATAATTGGCTTCATTTAAGCCTGGTGTGTGGATAAACAGACTCAGAATGTGACCGTAGAGAGGAAGGTATTACTGTGTAGAATAGACGTAGTACTCTATGTTACCAGCGGCACAGAATTGTATCTGTTCTCCATACTGACTTGTTTAACATGTGCAGTTACTGTGGCATTTATAAGAGGTGAATAAGAATGACATTAGGATTATCTTCCACTTTAAAGCTTGATTAATGTTAAGCACGGTGTAATTGTTGTATTGTGGTTTGTAAAATACATTCCCTCGAGTTTCTGGGAGTTTCAACTATATCAGGCTAATAACTATTCTTCAGATCTTCCTTCCTATTGAAGAATTCATTTTCATGACTACTATTACTTCTTATGAAACAAATTCTCCTGTAATCTCATGGCTAACAGATTCTTTCCAATCATATAGTATGGAAACTTCACTGAGAGCTAAATTTAGTGAGAATAGAGTCACTGTGTTACATTTGCCATATTATGTTATGAAAAGTCATCAGTGCAATGTGTATTACAGTCTTTGGAAAATTAATATCTACTTTTAAAGATGATTTCCTTAATCTCTATTATAAACCACACTATTTTATAGTGTGAAGCATATCAGTGTATAGACAGACTAGTATAGTTTATACATTAATCTTGGAACAATATtgcttgtatattttaaaatatatttattttcttctttcctAATTGACATTAattataagcaaataaataactgaaatggcAAAACAAATGGTTGTTACCTGCTCTGTTGAAACCAGACCATAATtccatttaggaaaaaaaaggaaaacaatgtTTCTTGTCCAATGGTTCATTTATTGAGACTCATTTAGACTAAAAAGAAAACTCAAAATGCTAAATTGTATTCAAACTTCTCTGCCTTTTACATTCAATGCTTTGAGGAACCTCAATATTATGGTTTGAAACATGCAATTCCTTatccccagaaaaaaaaaaaaatatccaaccCATTTTTCTGGCTACTCAAATGGCACGCATATTTGTTAAAACAGCAAAGGGACAAATTTACAGTAGGCTCTAAGATAAATCAAACAGCTCTCAATGAGGGTGTCAAAGGGTTCAACTGAAAAATGTGACTGAGCAAATATTAAGGCTTGCTTGTAAAGGTCAGTCACATATGTAACGTTTGTCTAACATACTCTGCGTTAGTTTTCCGTCAAGTAGAGTGCATGCTTTGAAACCCTTATTCCAGGCCAAGATATCAAAAGATATTTACAGGTATGGCCATTATGACCCTTTCTCCATAGTGAGCGGGAGAGATTTCACTGTCTGTAAATTGGAGTAAAAAGATACATTATACACACAGTATCAAAGAGCTCTAGAATTGGAGGAGAACGGGGAGCTAATGTGGATTAAATATACACCACTGCACATAGAAATTCATTTACACCTCAACATTTACAAGACACAGGTCCAAAGAACCCCCAAAAAGTGCCTTTACTTACATTTGTTTGCCAAGTCAGAATGCAGaatgaaaggtttttttgttgctgtttgttgtgtttttgtacaaAATTCAAAGTCCATACTGTAATGAACAAGCAAATGCATGATCATCTATTtaagaagagagaaaaacaaaaaaacaaaaaggaaatacttAGTTCAAAAAACCATTTACACCACGGGCTTTCTGCAATGTACCTGTGAAGTTCCTGAAGCTGGGATTTAAGGGAAAATCAGCAGTTTTCCTCaagatatacagtaaaaaagGGTGGGGGCAAGAGATACAATACATCTTCTGCAATTCCACTAAAACAGGAACAAATCTTGTGAATGAATTCAGATTTCCATTGAAGGCGCTCATCTCAATTGCCTCTTTAATCTAAATTTGAATCTTTACAATAAAGCAATTCCTGCTTCAGATCCAAAGCTTGTAGGGAAAAAGATGATGTGCACCTATTAGTCTTTAGCAACCCTCCCTATGAGAGCAGGATCTAAAGAAGTGAGACCCGTGTGTTATGAAGAACCAAGGTCAGATCACTGTGTCTGGTATCCAGCCATGCCAAAGTTAGCCTGGTTCATCACTGGACCAGGCTGAGCCTGAGAGGGTTGCGTCCCAAAACCTCCCACCCAGGCCGGGGACTGTGATTGTCTGGAACAACAAAGAGTGGGTGTAAACATACCCACATGTTCTGCATAGGTACAACATGATACATTACACACATAGAAATACATGAAAACTCACTCTACACCAAATCCTTGCTGATTCCATGTTTGCCCGTACATTCCATAGGACGGCACTTGCCAGCCGTTCGTCATGTACTGACCGTATTGCTGAGGATTGCCGTACATTTGATTCCAGTGTCCCCACTGACCATACTCCATCTGTGAATGCAGCATCAAGAACTTGAGCTTAACTTGTGTGTCTAGGTGATTTAAACAATGTCTGTATGGAAGgatttaataacacattaaaatgagatTATGGTAATTATAAAGCAAATTCACAAGAATTACCGGCTGGACATTTTTGGCCATGTCAGGTGACTCTTTGCCCCAGTAGCACTTCACAACATGACCTTCGATGGTGGTACCATTCACTGAGACGATGGCATGAGCAGCACTTTCATGAGAGGAGAACCTGAGAGAAAATCATGCTGGTGTATGAAGAAATGTAAAGAACACAGCAATCctattgtttacaaaaaaatcagAAGGACCGTCTTTGTCACCATGTGGCTAATTAAATCTTGACGCtccctttaaaaataacaaatctgCAACACAATAGAAATAATTCAGAcactagaaacatttcttattattaacaatagggatgcaccgaatattcGGCAAAAATTATTCGGCCGAAAATCGCAAATAAGCGAAAAGACTGAATAAATTGTACCCAAGTGGCAACCTTCTGCTATCTCTCATaaagccaacacggaagtgacaaaggcacaatatgtaacaaaaagtgtggaatcatgggagttgtagtcttcatccccacagctacatgttcatggatgagctaatgatttattaacatagtagaatgaagcagggtgaggttGAAAGTTGTCTAAGCGAAACTAGGTCGCTGAACGAGCGTGACATGCCtcgaaagcagcagagcttttattatgccacagctGACCGCTTTGCTCCTTCTggtcttacatattgtgcctttaaactgtaatttgtcaactggccgctagaggctagCTGCAAAAGGGAgacaatcccatagactcccatgttaaaatgcccaaatttacagcagaaacaaacatgtttacagcctggttcaaaaaattattttagtctaTATAGGTAATTCTGCCTGTGatgggggtgaattttttttttataactcacccatttaaattatattaagctttaaaattctatataattaagggcgtggccacttgagtgacaggtagaTTTCCGCTGCTGACACTGTCATTgagctaggtgggcatggctGCAGCAACCAgcttttcgattatccgggagagatGCGTGGTGAAAGAGTGTTTAGTAGGATACTGCAGCGCATGTCTTCGATGAGAAGAGGGAGGAGTGATTgttgttgctggttactgtatgatgattgaaatcgtgAAATGGCCTTAAACAATTAGCAAATAAACTGCAGAACGTTAGGATTTCACGCTCGAATTGCATATATTCTGACAACGCTGCACAAACTTGCGGCAGAACTGCTTGTTAACCGGGGTTAAAAGTCCAAAGCGCAAGGAAAATCTGCATTGAACCAGTGTTACTCATCAGTTGCTTGGTCACATTTTTGTGATTCTTtacaaggcatgtgacaatgcAATACGTGCAACATATTCGTAATGAGACTCATTTATAAATCttctgttgtcaacaaaaagaagcactgaggtcttcctgagttgagaaaaagcaagaactccAACATTCATAaacgttagtattgtaattttactgttgttctgtaaaataaaataaaaaacacaaaaataatgatgataataataataattacaacagctctattaatatatttattataacattcacacattgTGTTCAAATTAGgaactgtaatattttgtaatgttttaaaagaagtttcttgtgctcagcaaggctgctttcatttcaaaaatacatGCTTTATTCAAGAAGGAGGTCTGATGGCcgaaaaatattatttcactaacttattaattttaagttaaattgtgctttgttggtacAATGTCtgctattgttaaaaaaatgttcagtgttaaatatttttaaattattgtcttgtagttgattttttctttaaaaagcaagacaaaatagtaaaaagcacattttgactatttaatttatgcaatggtaaAAAGAATTGGCAAAATACATGGGggaaaaaactcaaaaaactgTG
Encoded proteins:
- the LOC109092147 gene encoding nucleolysin TIAR isoform X5, with product MDARVVKDMTTGKSKGYGFVSFYNKLDAENAIVHMGGQWLGGRQIRTNWATRKPPAPKSVQDNSSKQLRFDEVVNQSSPQNCTVYCGGIQSGLTEHLMRQTFSPFGQIMEIRVFPEKGYSFIRFSSHESAAHAIVSVNGTTIEGHVVKCYWGKESPDMAKNVQPMEYGQWGHWNQMYGNPQQYGQYMTNGWQVPSYGMYGQTWNQQGFGVEQSQSPAWVGGFGTQPSQAQPGPVMNQANFGMAGYQTQ